The following proteins come from a genomic window of Candidatus Lokiarchaeota archaeon:
- a CDS encoding DUF2769 domain-containing protein: protein MMVMADIETWKESSFEEKYGAMMEGMSEEQQRKRAEDVLHLCRCDRCPTNTDKEELDAVYCTLRKGKETREEKGCLCEDCPITKNDEFTLRILLHSWFSSPAIRSGNR, encoded by the coding sequence ATGATGGTAATGGCGGATATTGAGACCTGGAAGGAGTCTTCGTTCGAAGAGAAATACGGCGCAATGATGGAAGGTATGTCCGAGGAACAACAGAGGAAACGTGCAGAGGACGTACTTCATCTCTGTCGATGTGATAGATGTCCAACAAATACCGATAAAGAGGAACTAGATGCAGTATATTGCACTCTTAGAAAGGGTAAGGAAACTCGTGAGGAAAAGGGATGCCTTTGCGAAGACTGCCCAATCACAAAAAACGATGAGTTTACGCTGAGAATACTACTCCATTCGTGGTTCAGCAGTCCAGCTATCAGATCTGGCAACAGATGA
- the fetB gene encoding iron export ABC transporter permease subunit FetB: MQFNFNLILDFLNSIPPEIVDAAQRYLIALVLLALLVIISRWQGLGIEEKLLIGTVRGTIQIIIMGFILLELFALQNLWLIFGVLTIMCIAAGHTASTNLDEIPGVLKVAVPSITIPTLLVMLISVAIGVIKPIGEFIIPMGGMLGGNAMGTTSLVIERMWSNAQKERNLLETALSLGASPKQAIDATVTEAIRASFLPNLNRYAALGLASIPGLMSGLIAGGMNPVAAAFYQVIIFIMIFLCLVICGFFVARLFMNRIFNERYQIEVPAPKG; encoded by the coding sequence ATGCAATTCAATTTCAACCTGATACTGGATTTCCTCAATTCAATTCCACCGGAGATTGTCGATGCGGCTCAGCGTTACCTCATAGCACTAGTCCTTCTTGCCCTCCTCGTGATTATCAGCAGGTGGCAGGGGCTTGGTATCGAAGAGAAGCTACTGATTGGCACTGTGCGAGGTACGATACAAATCATTATCATGGGTTTCATACTGCTCGAGCTCTTTGCATTGCAGAATCTCTGGTTGATTTTTGGTGTACTGACTATCATGTGTATTGCGGCCGGTCACACTGCGAGTACCAATCTCGATGAAATTCCTGGTGTGCTTAAGGTTGCTGTACCGAGCATCACCATCCCCACCCTTCTCGTAATGTTGATTTCAGTCGCTATTGGGGTTATCAAACCGATAGGCGAGTTCATTATCCCAATGGGAGGTATGCTGGGGGGCAACGCTATGGGTACAACAAGTCTAGTGATTGAACGGATGTGGTCCAACGCACAGAAGGAACGAAATCTGCTCGAAACGGCTCTATCCTTGGGTGCTTCACCTAAGCAGGCAATCGATGCGACTGTTACAGAAGCAATTCGAGCGAGCTTCTTGCCCAATCTCAATAGATACGCGGCACTCGGTTTGGCTAGTATTCCTGGCCTGATGAGTGGATTGATTGCGGGAGGCATGAACCCTGTAGCCGCGGCTTTCTACCAAGTCATTATTTTCATCATGATATTCCTCTGTCTGGTTATCTGTGGTTTCTTCGTTGCTCGGTTGTTCATGAATCGGATTTTCAACGAACGGTACCAAATCGAGGTTCCTGCACCCAAGGGGTGA
- a CDS encoding ATP-binding cassette domain-containing protein: MNRNKYWLELSLYVAIGEMSSDVVLEFIDVSMRYDDNILFEDLSFVLHENETIGITGPSGSGKSTLLRIANNLEDPVTGRILFQGKDVTEWNPTELRTCMILVPQQASMFPGTVRKNLLWGLKIHNRSAPEEELEDVLKEVNLDPDMMDRTGENLSGGEKQRIAIARALLLEPCVLLLDEPTSALDEKSTLAVEASINSIIEERQIGVLIVTHNREQSERFTERVIELEMRE, encoded by the coding sequence ATGAATAGGAATAAGTACTGGTTGGAATTGTCCTTGTATGTGGCGATAGGCGAAATGTCATCAGATGTGGTTCTAGAATTCATCGACGTATCAATGAGATACGATGACAATATTCTCTTTGAGGATTTGAGTTTCGTATTACACGAAAACGAAACTATAGGAATAACTGGACCCAGTGGCTCGGGGAAGAGTACTCTTCTCCGCATTGCCAACAATCTAGAAGATCCTGTTACAGGAAGAATCCTCTTTCAGGGCAAGGATGTAACTGAGTGGAATCCCACTGAGCTGCGAACATGCATGATTCTTGTTCCACAGCAGGCCAGCATGTTTCCTGGCACTGTACGAAAGAACCTGCTATGGGGGTTGAAGATACATAATCGCTCTGCTCCCGAAGAAGAACTTGAGGATGTTCTCAAAGAGGTCAATCTGGATCCTGACATGATGGACCGAACAGGGGAGAATCTTTCTGGAGGCGAAAAGCAACGCATTGCTATTGCACGAGCCCTGTTATTGGAACCCTGTGTGCTTCTACTTGATGAGCCAACTTCTGCTCTGGATGAGAAATCAACTCTTGCTGTTGAGGCAAGTATAAACAGCATCATTGAGGAACGCCAGATTGGTGTTCTTATCGTCACCCACAACCGTGAACAATCGGAACGATTCACGGAGCGCGTCATTGAATTGGAGATGAGGGAGTAA